From Cygnus atratus isolate AKBS03 ecotype Queensland, Australia chromosome 1, CAtr_DNAZoo_HiC_assembly, whole genome shotgun sequence, the proteins below share one genomic window:
- the PRKCQ gene encoding protein kinase C theta type: MSPFLRIGLSNYDSGPYLPSQGEVINPYCAVMVKEAVESENGQVYVQKKPTMYPPWNSTFDAHINNGRVMHIVVKDKSAEMVSETTVELKVLAERCKKSNGKTEIWLELKPQGRMLMNARYFLEISDAKDLADCETEGFFSLHQRRGAIKQAKIHNVKCHEFTATFFPQPTFCSVCHEFVWGLNKQGYQCRQCNAAIHKKCIDKVIAKCTGSAVNSRETMFHKERFKIDVPHRFKVYNYKSPTFCEHCGTLLWGLARQGLKCDACDMNVHHKCQTKVANLCGVNQKLMAEALAMIESTQQARSQRDTEQISRDGPLEIGLPVLAKDITPLQAIPTSTTGKKEPQGISWETPVEGTGKGETLTESDLGGGQRQVQQEDQVQLKLTIEDFVLHKMLGKGSFGKVFLAELKSTDQYFAVKALKKDVVLMDDDVECTMVEKRVLSLAWEHPFLTHVFCTFQTKENLFFVMEYLNGGDLMFHIQNCHKFDLTRATFYAAEIICGLQFLHSKGIIYRDLKLDNVLLDNEGHIKIADFGMCKENMFGDAKTSTFCGTPDYIAPEILLGQKYNTSVDWWSFGVLLYEMLIGQSPFHGQDEEELFQSIRMDNPFYPRWLDKDAKDILVKLFVREPERRLGAKGNIRQHAFFREINWEALEERRIEPPFKPRVKSPSDCSNFDKEFLNEKPRLSCADRALINSMDQNMFRNFSFVNPKMEKIFS; this comes from the exons ATGTCTCCCTTTCTGCGTATTGGTTTATCCAACTATGACAGTGGCCCTTACCTGCCATCCCAGGGGGAGGTGATTAATCCTTACTGTGCTGTGATGGTTAAAGAAGCCGTGGAGTCAG AAAATGGCCAAGTGTACGTGCAGAAGAAGCCCACCATGTACCCACCGTGGAACAGCACTTTCGATGCCCACATCAACAACGGCAGGGTCATGCACATTGTCGTCAAGGACAAAAGTGCTGAAATGGTCTCAGAGACCACAGTGGAACTCAAGGTGCTGGCGGAGAGGTGTAAAAAGAGCAATGGGAAGACAGAAATATGG CTAGAACTGAAACCTCAAGGGCGAATGCTGATGAATGCAAGATACTTCCTGGAAATCAGTG aTGCAAAGGACCTAGCTGACTGTGAGACCGAAGGCTTTTTCTCCTTGCATCAGCGCAGGGGAGCCATCAAACAGGCCAAAATCCATAATGTCAAGTGTCACGAGTTCACAGCCACCTTCTTTCCACAACCTACCTTCTGCTCCGTCTGTCATGAGTTTGTCTG gGGTCTGAATAAACAAGGCTATCAATGCAGAC AGTGTAATGCTGCCATTCATAAGAAGTGCATTGATAAAGTAATAGCCAAGTGTACAGGATCAGCAGTCAATAGCAGAGAAACAATG TTCCACAAGGAGAGGTTCAAGATTGACGTGCCTCACCGCTTCAAAGTCTACAACTACAAGAGCCCAACGTTCTGTGAGCACTGTGGCACACTGCTCTGGGGCCTTGCACGGCAAGGACTGAAGTGTGATG caTGTGACATGAACGTCCATCACAAGTGCCAGACAAAAGTAGCAAACCTTTGCGGAGTTAACCAGAAACTAATGGCTGAAGCTCTGGCAATGATAGAGAGCACCCAACAG GCTCGATCTCAGCGTGACACGGAACAGATCTCCAGAGATGGACCTCTCGAAATTGGCCTCCCAGTTCTTGCGAAGGATATAACACCTCTTCAGGCAATTCCAACAtctacaacaggaaaaaaag AGCCACAGGGCATCTCCTGGGAGACTCCAGTGGAGGGCACAGGGAAGGGAGAGACTCTAACAGAATCAGACCTGGGAGGAGGGCAGCGCCAGGTACAGCAAGAGGACCAAGTGCAGCTAAAACTAACCATTGAAGATTTTGTCCTGCACAAgatgctggggaagggcagTTTTGGCAAG GTGTTTCTTGCTGAGCTGAAGAGCACAGACCAGTATTTTGCTGTGAAAGCCCTGAAGAAGGATGTGGTGCTGATGGATGATGATGTTGAATGCACAATGGTGGAGAAGAGAGTCCTCTCCTTAGCTTGGGAGCACCCGTTCCTGACTCATGTCTTCTGTACATTCCAGACCAAG GAAAATCTCTTCTTTGTGATGGAGTATCTCAACGGAGGAGACCTCATGTTCCATATCCAGAATTGTCATAAGTTCGACCTTACCAGAGCCAC GTTCTATGCTGCTGAAATCATATGTGGGCTGCAGTTCCTTCATTCAAAGGGCATAATATACAG AGACTTGAAGCTAGACAACGTCCTCTTGGACAATGAGGGGCACATCAAAATTGCTGACTTCGGGATGTGTAAGGAGAACATGTTTGGAGATGCGAAGACAAGTACTTTCTGTGGGACTCCTGACTATATCGCTCCGGAG ATATTGCTGGGGCAGAAGTACAACACCTCTGTTGACTGGTGGTCCTTTGGTGTCCTTCTGTATGAGATGCTTATTGGCCAATCTCCTTTCCATGGCCAAGATGAAGAGGAGCTTTTCCAGTCTATCCGTATGGATAACCCATTCTACCCTCGCTGGCTTGACAAGGATGCGAAGGACATTTTGGTGAAG ctttttgtGAGAGAACCTGAGAGGAGACTGGGAGCAAAAGGGAACATCCGCCAGCATGCTTTTTTCCGGGAAATAAACTGGGAGGCTTTAGAAGAAAGAAGGATTGAACCTCCTTTCAAACCAAGAGTG aaaTCGCCAAGTGACTGTAGCAACTTCGACAAGgaatttctaaatgaaaagcCTAGACTATCCTGTGCTGACAGAGCACTGATTAACAGCATGGACCAAAATATGTTCCGCAACTTTTCTTTCGTGAAccctaaaatggaaaaaatattttcctga